The sequence ttattattattattattattattacttgcaaagctacaaccctagttggaaaagaaagatgctctaagcccaggaaCATATAAAGAAGCTAGGGTTTGTGTACTCTCGAAAAACTTTGCTGTATCAGAACTTTCGCTGATATCAATATTGGAACTGGAAGGATTAATGAACAGGGATTTGGAACCTTGATTTTGTGGACCGTGAATGAGGACCAGAATTTAGTGCTCATTTTCGTAGACCATTTGCTTCCTTTCCGGTCTAATTGACATGAGAGTAATATCAGGACTTTAATTGTAGATGTACATTGCTTTGGATGGTTATTCACATTTATAGCTTTTTTGTGGGTTTTATTGTTTGTTTTGGAAGAgtttgtatgtaataataataataataataataataataataataataataataataataataataatgacttttattGTTTGTTCTGTAAGAGTtcggaaactactactactactactactactactactactactactactactactaataatgataataataataataatctatgagaAAATCAATTCCAGCATTTGTTACACATACTGTCCCGGTGAAAGTGGTAACTTGCTTACAGTTACCTGCATTTCACAAGTGGATGGAATAGCGTCTAAGAAGGATTATATTATCCCAATAGCAAAATCAATTCCAAATGGCCTAGAACAAAAAACAATTCCATTAAGTATATTTATCAGACATTTCGTATTTGCCAATGTGTCCGTCTGTCTATTTCAGCACTGTATTTGAAATTACTTCCATCTCCTTTAGAGTCTTTCTCCCTTCCCTACTCCATCTACcgtcttctttatttttttcattccctCCTCCGTCTACCGTCTCCTTTAGAGACTTTCTCCCTTTTCTCCTCCGTCTACGCCATTTCCCCCGTCTATAACACCGTTCCCCATCCGGCCTCCCTTATATCAACCAGCAGGTTCGCCTCGTCAGAAGCTCAGAGGCTCACAGTAACAGCCGGTGCAGAAGAggaagaaagtttaaaaaaaaaaaacgaaaaaaaaaataagctgctgAGGAAGTTGGCGTGCGCGGGAAAATCTCGTTATTTCTCTAATTTCTCTATAATACCAGAGATCAGGTCTTTTTCTCCGCTGGCTAAGGGTTACTATGGCCGGATTGTATGCTGAGCACAGCTGAGAAAACGTGAGGAGTCTGACCTACTCCTACAGGGGCTGTCTCCCTAGTCCGTTTTCCGCCATCTTTTCAAACACGTGGCATCAGGGAGTAGTATAATGCCGTTCAGGGTCGTGTTGCTTCTGGCCAATATGTTTGCTAATGCCTTTTGTCGTGGTGCCACGGTGTCAAATGAGTCCTTTTTCTGAGTATCTTGTGGCCCCAATGTTATAGTCATGTTTCCTGACCCCTTTCATTTGCCAAAGTGTCAAATGCAACCCTTCATCTCATCTTTTAGCGTCTTACCACAAAAACGTTGCCAGAAACATGTATTCATACAACCCCGTCTTATTTTCAGTTCTCCAAAAGGTATCTGACATGAACAATTTTTGGCACTTTAGACGTCTTGGAGCCATAGCATCACAGAAATCGTTTTTAGTCATAAAAGTCCGATTTTTTTTGGCACCTCTTGATATCTTGACAGATCTGTGATTTTACACTTTTTGGTATTTTTCTGCCATTGGTCCCCGAACTCATCGTCTGACACCACGACACATCTTGACAATACAGTGTCACAAGGGAAAGCTATCTGGCGTCTTTTAGTATCGTTCATCTGAGGCTCAGCACAAAAGGTACCAGCGTGTTTTGGTTAGCATGTTCATGAATTCGTCCAGAATATTTCCATTAAGACCAAAATCATCCTTGATTGAGAAATGCTCTCGTGAGACTAGAGGATTATTTTGAACGTAATTTTTGCTCAAAACTTGCCTTTAACTTTTTCAGGAAAGAAATTAACTTGGATATTTAACTCTGCATTCGATCTACCGTACGTCCTCACTATAAAAAATAGTATAGAAATGTATTGACGCATAGCATCCCATTAAAATTAAGATCAATGACCATTATCCAGTGAGGGTTGCCACTTCCGGGCAAAATCTGCACCTAATTTGGCAATTCTGGTTACGGAATCGAAATTAAAGAAATTGTGCTTATGCCAAATCGTCTCAGTTAACACTCCCAATATGTTCagtttaggttagtttaggtttggAAAAGTTTAATCATAAGATAATAAAGGTGCCATAAATGTTATACGGATGTGTATTGAgtggcctgtaataataataataataatgataataataataataataataataataataataataataatgaaaaacgaaattattattactgtcattatcacTAAttgagctacaagcctagttggaaatgcagaatgctgcaagtccaagggctccaagaaggaaaatagcccagttaggagatgataaaggaaataaatatcttaagatcaatgaTAATGTTGAAATAGATGTGCAGCATACTGTATAAGCTATATAGAGAGACTTATGCCAACcatttcaacgtaaaaacattctctgcaagttttatCTTCTGAAGTTTCATcaattcaactgcttgattagaaGATTATTCTccaatctggtcgcagctggaataaaacatataCAATATTGCATATTGTTGGGCCTTATGATGAAGACCCtagtaaaaaaaatatgagtaaataTGAAATAATGCGCAAACATATCCCACAAACacataaatacgtacatacatacatacactcatatacatgcatatatatatgtatatatatgtatatatatagatagataggtagatagatagatatatacatatatatatgtacaggtctataactatatatgtatatatatatatatatatatatatatatatatatatatatatatatatatatatatactgtacatacacacacacacacacacacacatatatatatatatatatatatatttacatatataatatatatatatatgtatatatatatatatatatatatatatatatatatatatatatacatatgttcccATATATATCTTATGCATCAAAGTTGTTAACTTTATAGTTTCGAgtagaaaacatttttttctctctggtGAGATATCTATGGGCCCTGGTTCCGACCCAGCACACTCGAGTTACTACAAAATAACTTGATATCATTTTCAATGTTCCTTATTACTTCAGAGACATTGTCGGAGTTCGCTGAtgaaacagacacatacacacaaacatacactctcTTTTTATCTCTCTAAGTCAGACAAGATCATTAAAACTCTCTAGATATTTAAACTTTTCCGCACtatcattcaaaattcttaaaataataacTAAGGTAGACCACAGTGATCTATTCATGCTTAACACAAATCTGTCTAGAGGTAACGAATACAAAATGGAATTTGAAAGATACAACAcccctcaatgtggcaatttctttacatacaaaatagcaaatacatggaacagacttccggcggatgtagtaaacagtaacacggtaaacgagttcaagaataagttggacaagatcataaaaactctctaaacgttgaaACCGATTCGCTCTacgaaagagcaaatggagtctctccgAATGGACAAAatttttttgagacatccaaaatccttctctctctctctctctctctctctctctctctctctctctctctctctctgtgtatttcGCAATTCATTAATGAGAGAGTTTTATAAGTGGTTCTACCTTCATGtcaagaaaaatctattttcgttGCCAATTACCCACAATTTTCTTCACTACTATAACGTGCCTGATCATCTAATCTTGCGTTCACATAACAGCAATTTGCCGAGATTAGAATCAGATTGTCTAGCGAAGCGCGATAATATAATTTTTGATAAGTTAATTACCTCACCTTCCTTGCAAGTGCATACCATCTAATTTTAAACCATTTAACCACCATCATCATAATCtgtatgatattttcattgatctgaaaaaaaatacaatgattaaCATGTAAAACACATAGATATTCTTatccgtttacaacgcttctagacggctaaaatcactgccaaatgtTTGCCCACGCAGCTtcaataacgtttacaaagcttccagaagacttaaatcactgccagatctttgcccacacAGCCTCTATTGTATTCTCATCTAACTGAGACAAATTAAGGTTTCATCTTGGATTGGTTTGAGTCCAAACTTGCATATGACGATCATTTACTCACGGAGCCAAATGTTAATTCAGAAATAGAGTAACAGTGGAGTAATAGTAATTCGTTGTTATTATACAAAATTCTATCACCTTTGATTAGATTAAGGTGGgaagtaacaaaaataatatatatatatatatatatatatatatacatacatacatacttatatatatacatatatatatgtatatacatacatatatatatgtatatacatacacacacacacacacacacatatatatatatatatatatatatatatatatatatatataatatatctaataagaAATTTGAAGAGGATCGGTTAAATTTTGAAACTGATTGACATggagaagagtatatttttcaaTCCTTATTTTTTGGTGATAACAAGTCCTACTCTTATTTGAATTTAATTCTGCATTCTGAAACTTCATTTGACCATGATATGATCCTTCAGTCAAGGAAATTCATTTTTTAATTTCAATCAAATGTATTTATTCTTGACTAACATTAAACCACATTCAACGTCATAAATACTTCTTGTTTCTTTGCATTGAGCAAAGCAAACGAGTAATTATGTTTATCATTtcctaaaagaaatattaattttctattcGTCAATGCAGTGCTAAATACCTCTGGAGTTAGTCCAAGAGAAACTCTGAGATAAACAAATGCTTTgtctgcgttctctctctctctctctctctctctctctctctctctgtgataaccTTAaatcagtcagtctctctctctctctctctctctctctctctgtgataaccTTAaatcagtcagtctctctctctctctctctctctctctctctctctctctctctctctctctctctctctctctcacactttaaCTTCAGGCCACGAAACAGTAAAAGGTGATTCCTTATAATAATtatctccctatctctctctctctctgtctctctgtctctctctctctctctctctctctctctctctctctctctctctctctaaagacactcgcatacattcatatatatatatatatatatatatatatatatatatacatatatatatgtatgtatatatatatatatatatatatatatatatatatatatatatatatatatatatatacagtatatatacggctGGTCGTTCCACCCTGGTCTGTGGTTGTATGAATAATATCATGGAAGACTACACCATACACATAAAAGCCCCTTAAACATACATAAGAAAAGGTATGTGTTTTGCATTTTCACCCGACAAATAGTCAGCGGAAATAAGATATGAAATACGGTTTGGTGCTTTCCTCTTTGAGAAGAAAAGGTGAATGGTGAAGGAAATATAATATAAACGTAAGGAACTGTAATTTAaggcaatgaaaattatatatatttagggaTCATTGTAAATGTTTACTATTATATCATACTGCTAGTGATTTATTATCACCAGAAGAACACCGAAGTACaccaataaaagttattttttactaTATTTGGCATATTTGgttcacatttaaatttttgaGAGGCTAATTATATAAATACAGCAGGTTACTCAAATATgcaatgataaacaataattacagTATAAGGGGGATATAGAACgtgaattttcttttttctataaaatGATTTAATTCGTTTTCTCTTTTCATTCCAGGTGGCGAGCAGCGAGGAGCCTAATGGAGAGAACACAGAAGCCCTTCCTGAAACTAATGCTGAAGTGGAGTCTCAAGATGTTCCCCAGGAACAACCAATTGCTCAAGACAGATCAAACGCAGCTCTTCTCAACAACGACGGCATCCCAGAGGATCAAATCGCCTTGGAATCAGTGGACAGAGACTCTGGCGGTCCTGCTTTGTCGTATGGCCCGCCCCCACCACCACACCCAAAAGCCATTCCAGTGCCTTTCCCGGTACCAGTTCAACCTGGCTCTATTGTAATACCTATGCACCCACATCCAGCTCCTCCTGGCCCTGGTTACAAACCTCCACCTAAAAAGGGCCATGGCTTCCACCCACCTCCACCCTCACCAGGCTATGGCCCTCCGCCACATTCTAAACAGCCTCCCGCCCCAGTTTTCAAGAGACTGCCTTCCCCACCAAAGAACTATGCACCTCCTCCAAGTTTTCCACCTCCTCCACCACCCCCACCACCCACACCACCTAAACATTCTTACTCTGCCCCTCCTCCCGGTCCTTCTTATTCTGCTCCTCCTCCCCCTGGTCCTTCTTATTCAGCACCCCCTCCTCCTCCAAGACCATCTTACTCAGCACCTCCTCCAAGCCCTTCATATTCAGCTCCTCCTCCAAGCCCTTCCTATTCAGCTCCCCCTCCTAGTCCTAATTATTCAGCTCCACCTCCACCTCCAGGTAACTCTTATTCTGCCCCAGGTCCAGTACCTTCTGGTCCAGGACCAGTACCTTCTGGTCCAGGACTAGTACCTGACGCAGGTTACGGTGCACCAAAGCCCGTTGATGTTTACTCTAGTCCTGCTGAAGTTGCTCCTGTTATTTCTCCAGGTCCTGCTATCCATGCTCAGGCACCCATTTTCCCACCAGCACCTCTACCTTTGCAAACTGATCACGTTGCAGCCCAAGGATCAGTTAACTATGAAGGAAGGCAACCAGTTCCTGGCCCAGTTCCCATTCTGAATAATCCTGCCCCTCCACAACCACAGATTACATATAGTGGCCCTGTTCCAGCTCCATCCCCTATTCCTGCCAAACCTCAACCCCAAGTGGTGGCCATTCCACAAGCTCCAGTGCCTCATCCTATACCTGATGCCGATGTTTCTGGCTCTGCCAATTCTTATGCTCCCCCAGAATCTCTAGGACCAGCTGATCCATGGCCAAATGCTGTTCCAGTAATGCCAAAAATAACAGCTCTCGATGTAAAATGTGAAAAGAACCTCATGAAAGTTAATATTGAGTTTGATAAACCATTCTATGGTATAGTCTTTAGTAAGGGACATTACAGCAATGTTGCCTGTGTACACCTCCCTGCAGGTTTAGGTCGTACCCAGGCTACATTTGATGTCTCTATTGCTGCCTGTGGAACAACAGGAAACACTGAAAATGGCCTCTATGGTTATGGAAGTCAAAGTGGGTCTGGAACCTACTTTGAAAATACTATAGTGATACAGTATGATCCTCAAGTACAAGAAGTTTGGGATCAAGCCCGCAAACTTCGATGCACTTGGCATGATCAGTATGAAAAATCTGTAACATTCCGACCTTTCCCTGTTGATATGTTAGATGTCGTAAGAGCTGACTTTGCTGGGGATAACGTGGGATGCTGGATGCAAATACAAGTAGGCAAGGGTCCATGGGCTTCGGAAGTTTCTGGTTTGGTAAAGATTGGTCAGACTATGACCATGGTTCTAGCTATTAAAGATGATGACAATAAGTTTGACATGCTAGTTCGAAACTGTATGGCTCATGATGGTAAGAGGGCACCAATCCAGCTGGTGGATCAGCGCGGATGTGTAACAAGACCTAAACTTATGTCTAAATTCACTAAAATCAAGAACTTTGGAGCTTCAGCATCTGTTTTGTCCTATGCTCATTTCCAAGCATTCAAATTCCCCGACTCAATGGAAGTTCACTTCCAGTGCACTATTCAGATATGCAGATATCAGTGCCCCAATCAGTGCAGTGATGAATCTATTGGGGGTGGTTATGAAGCCCCAGTATCAATTGGTCGAGCCAAGCGTGAAGTAGAAAAGGAAGATGGCGGCAAACAGAAAGACATTGGTGTAAATCGTATTATCCAGGTAGTGTCTGCCCGTGACTTGACATTTGTTTTAGATAAGAAAGGAGGAGAAACTGATGGTGAAGAGCTAAGAGAAGCTAGTACGGCAACCCTTGTAGCTCCTTTGGTTGAGGATCAAAGTGGACTCATCTGCATGTCAACACCTGGTTTCGCTGCCACTCTTGTTGTACTCTTAGGAATTCTCATTGTTTCTTGCCTTCTTTCAGCTTTCTTATGTCTGCGATTTAGAAGCCAAGGTGATACTCGCTCCATAATTTCTTCTTACGATAACCCTGCGTTTCTTCACAAGAAGACACATTTCTAAATTCATAGTCACAAGTATTTAATTTAACTTTCAAAGGTAATCATGATTACATTTTACTGTCCTCTGACAGCCATGGCATCTTTCTAATTTCCAAGATGCATATTTCTTCATTTAAGCACCTTGTGAAGTCCATTTCTAAAGCATTTTCATAATTCGAAAGTAAGAATCTGATTACTATTACAATCACGCTGAAAGGTTATCATTAAACAATAGCTTTAGCTCAACAAAAGGAGAACCATCGCAAGAGTTAATATTTTATTGTAGCTGTGCGGTCGTCACCTACAAGCCGCAGTGCCAAGAGAGAGAGCCTCGGCAGGGCATTCAGGCACCAAAAGTCACACTACAGGGTGGTGCCAGGGGAGATTTTAATACGCCCTTAGTCAGCCATTGAGGACTAAGCATCTATAGGGTCGACCAGACAGGTCGCGTTTACTATATACCATAACTCGGTTCTCCTATATTTTCCTTTAACTCTTTCCTTTCTCATTCATTGTTCTTACTGTTATGGTGCAACTCTTCAgagtttatgtttttatttacatatcaAGAGTACCTCATTATatgagagtatatacatatatacataggagcCTTCACCCGCGGGCGGATGAGAGGCAAAAATTATCATGGTTTTCCTATCCAGATTAATTCATCAGTAAATGCACTTGGGTGCATAATGAGATTTGGCTTTCTTCAGTTGTACACTGGGTCTGTGTGTTGGGTCTTTGTGGGTTTATCCTTCCTGAAAGTCATCCCTTTTATGGAACAAGGGAAATTTGCACCCCATTTTAGCAATGAAATCTTTTTCCTGCACTTCTTTACTTAGAGAGTTGCCATAATGCAATTTAAGTTTAGTGGTAGTAATTTATAATGAGGCTCAATTATCATTACAGATATCATTATTATAAGTATCCATGATCATAGAAAGCAGCTGCTTAAGAAGACCAAATTTTGGGAGTGGACCTACGATGAGTTCCACAGGAGGCTAAAAAGCAAACCCTTTCCAGTGTATGAATGAATATTACACTTCATTTTATAAAGTAATAACTTTGTCGTAAAACTTCTGTTAGAAGTAATTTTCAGTTATAAAATGTCTGGATAAAAACTTTTACTACCTCTGTCAAGGAAATCTTAATCATCACCTAGGGTGGATGTTGGAAAATATTCCCTTCACCCAAAGGAATGTTTGGAAAATATTCCCTTCATCAACTGGGATGTTTGGGAAATATTCCCTTCACACAATAGGATGTTTGGAAAATATTCCATTCACCAACTGGGATGTTTGGAAAATATTCCTTTCACCTAATGGGATGTTTGGAAAATATTCCCTTCGCCCAATGGGATGTTTGGAAAATAAGCGCATCACACAATGGGATGACTGGAAAATATTCCCTTCACCCAATGGGATGTTTGAAAAAGTATATCTTCCCCCTAATAGGAAGTTCTTTCTCGTCTTGATTTCTGTAGACAAAAtaccatcttaaaaaaaaaaagagctgccTGGAACAGTTCATGGAAGAATCGTATGGAAAACTGGAGAAATAAGACCTATCTGAATTAATCTGCTAGGCACCGTCTCATCAGTAGAGTTAGTTAATTTATTGAGCTATTTATTAAGAAGGATAGATTTGTTTCTGTTATTGTACATAGACACTCACCTGTCAAGGGAGATATGTGCAAATGGTCTAATTGTCTCATTTATCATTGGAATACTTATTTAAAAAACACTAATCACTTTAGAGAGTAAACAATGAATCAGGCCTCTCTGAAATCAGTCGTTTAATCGGAAGTGTGGGGTAAGGATTAGCGAGACAGTGTTGGGACGCGGAAAGAACATGTATatagaacaaatttaattttttttatacctttttattaccctttttattgcttccttatttATTGCCTTGTTAATCATCCTTATTCCAGTCCCAAATACCGTTCCAGCCATCCACCCCACGCGCTCCGTATCATATTTTGATGTGATCAACTAATATTTATAATTAACAATGTAGTAATGTGTTTAACTTGTGCGCGCGTGGAACTGACGTTTTGAATGAATGTGGAAGTTTTGTTGTAGGAATGAATAATTGATTCTTTAGACTGTCTTTGTAATAAAATGTTTTCATAAAATACTAGTTTATTTCATACCTTAACAATGTTTTAGATGAATAGCTTCTTTTAAGTGCAATCTTTATACTAGGACACTTAatattacgttatatatataaatatatatatatatatatatatatatatatatatatatatatatatatatatatatatatacatatatatatatatgtatatatatatgtatatatatatatatatatatatatatataaatatatatatatatatatatatacatatatatatatatatatatatacatatacatatatatatatatatatatatatatatatgtatatatatatatatatatatatacatatatgtatatatataatatacatatatatatatatatatatatatatatatatatatatatataaactacttttATATTACAAAACTAGCACATATATACGAGGAATTATACATGAAACGTTACTAAATGCTGGATTAACCCAACATTGACCTTAATTTACTCTCACaatgaaaactttagatattataaTGAAATGAAATTTAAAACCTTTTACAATCAGATATCTTTCCTGAATTACAACGAACTCATGCAATCTATTAAGGCGTTAATAAGTGAACCCAAAGTACTCTGAGGGTCATGTGTAGAAATGAATTCAAAAGTTCACATTCATATGGATGGCATTTAGAATGGTATTGAGCTCCTATGTAAAACAGAAATTGATTTAAAATTCCTCATTTATATGGATGACATTAAGAAGGATATTGAGCTCGTATGTAAAACAGAAATGGAttcaaaatttcatatttatatggataagattaaaaaggttattaaGCTCCTATGTAAAGCAGAAATGGATTCAAAACTtcacatttatatgaataaaattagaaGGTTATTAAGCTCCTATGTAAAACAGAAATGGATTCAAAACTTcacatttatatgaaaaaatgagAAGGTTATCAAGCTTCTATGTAAAGCAGAAATGAATTCAAAACTTCACACTTATATGAAAAAATGAGAAGGTTATTAAGCTCCTATGTAAAGCAGAAATGAATTCAAAACTTcacatttatatgaaaaaattagaAGGTTATTAAGCTCCTATGTAAAGCAGAAATGAATTCAAAACTTcacatttatatgaaaaaattagaAGGTTATTAAGCCCTATGTAAAGCAGATATGAATTCAAAACTTCACATTTATATGGATATAATTGAGAAGATTATTATGCTCCTATGTAAAACAGAAATGAATTCAAAACTTCACATTTATACGAATAAAATTAGAAGGTTATTAAGCTCCTATGTAAAGCAGAAATGAATTCAAAACTTcacatttatatgaaaaaattagaAGGTTATTAAGCTCCTATGTAAAGCAGATATGAATTCAAAACTTCACATTTATATGGATAGAATTGAGATTATTATGCTCCTATGTAAAACAGAAATGAATTCAAAACTTCACATTTATACGAATAAAATTAGAAGGTTATTAAGCTTTTATGTAAAGCAGAAATGAATTCACAACTTcacatttatatgaaaaaattagaAGGTTATTAAGCTCCTATGTAAAGCAGAAATGAATTCAAAACTtcacatttatatgaataaaattagaaaGTTATTATGCTCCTATGTAAAGCAGAAATTAATTAAAAACTTCACATTTATAAGGATGGCATTAAGAAAGGTATAACTCTTGTGTAAAACCACACCATtacattcaagatttttttttttttttgttattcgatATAAAGACACAATTTATCTTTGTTACGGTAAGTTAATTCATAGAGACGTAGGTATTAACTGACTATTTTAAAAGCACGAAATAAACTTACATCTTGTTTTTACAAAGTGAGGTTTTCTTGACCACACCAGAAAATACAGTCACTGGCCACATGTACAGTATTAAGACAGATGGAAACTAAGTTCAAGCTTTCAAATCATAGCAGCAAGTATAATTCATTCATTGGTTAACAGAACCTCTTAgatgaaaaaggaatttttttatcgaaaatacttttcaataaattattttcgtggccattataaaaaaacaaaatatctggAACAAACTCGCGAAAAATTATCTTCGTAGAAGTTTCCACTCTACTTAATTCATGCTTTAGCGCCAGTGTTAGTTAAAACTATTTTCTCAGACAGCATTTTATTGCTCTTATTTGGCAGATAGTAGCCATGCtgaacttttattatatattcataattccTAACCAGAAGGGCCAGCTAACACAATTAATGATCATAAACTTGACTTCTGCAAATTTCCTTCCAAATTTAACTATAATGATTTTGAATATTGAATTATGTTATCTTTACCTGAAGAGAAAACATAAATTTCTCcctgtataaacacatacacagaaacaaacGTACTATAAAGGCAATAGTATTAGAAAAGTAGCCATCTTAAACAAAAAACCTAATTCACAATAGTATAATAAATGTTCTTACTTATTGGTAACCTGGCTGTAACGATTCCAAGAACCAcccattaactgaaaaaaaaaattaaaccttaaAATGTTAATCTATGATAATagaataatacataaatacaatatctGGATATAATGTTTATTTCCATATCAAAAGGGCCATAGGAAAACTTAcaaacaataattgaaataaataagaaaagaaagaaaactattttTAATGATCTTTTCATAGACTGTGATCTGCATACGAGAGCCACTCTCCGTAGGGAATTAACGGTAAGGAATTTCAGAAAACAGAGGCTA comes from Palaemon carinicauda isolate YSFRI2023 chromosome 3, ASM3689809v2, whole genome shotgun sequence and encodes:
- the LOC137638778 gene encoding uncharacterized protein, which produces MILLRAFCWTLLLVMVASSEEPNGENTEALPETNAEVESQDVPQEQPIAQDRSNAALLNNDGIPEDQIALESVDRDSGGPALSYGPPPPPHPKAIPVPFPVPVQPGSIVIPMHPHPAPPGPGYKPPPKKGHGFHPPPPSPGYGPPPHSKQPPAPVFKRLPSPPKNYAPPPSFPPPPPPPPPTPPKHSYSAPPPGPSYSAPPPPGPSYSAPPPPPRPSYSAPPPSPSYSAPPPSPSYSAPPPSPNYSAPPPPPGNSYSAPGPVPSGPGPVPSGPGLVPDAGYGAPKPVDVYSSPAEVAPVISPGPAIHAQAPIFPPAPLPLQTDHVAAQGSVNYEGRQPVPGPVPILNNPAPPQPQITYSGPVPAPSPIPAKPQPQVVAIPQAPVPHPIPDADVSGSANSYAPPESLGPADPWPNAVPVMPKITALDVKCEKNLMKVNIEFDKPFYGIVFSKGHYSNVACVHLPAGLGRTQATFDVSIAACGTTGNTENGLYGYGSQSGSGTYFENTIVIQYDPQVQEVWDQARKLRCTWHDQYEKSVTFRPFPVDMLDVVRADFAGDNVGCWMQIQVGKGPWASEVSGLVKIGQTMTMVLAIKDDDNKFDMLVRNCMAHDGKRAPIQLVDQRGCVTRPKLMSKFTKIKNFGASASVLSYAHFQAFKFPDSMEVHFQCTIQICRYQCPNQCSDESIGGGYEAPVSIGRAKREVEKEDGGKQKDIGVNRIIQVVSARDLTFVLDKKGGETDGEELREASTATLVAPLVEDQSGLICMSTPGFAATLVVLLGILIVSCLLSAFLCLRFRSQGDTRSIISSYDNPAFLHKKTHF